In Salvelinus alpinus chromosome 20, SLU_Salpinus.1, whole genome shotgun sequence, a genomic segment contains:
- the LOC139547144 gene encoding FUN14 domain-containing protein 1-like codes for MADREEEPENEDTYEVVDLTQYARRQQWWGCLFGGNNSGPMAEKYSVATQIALGGVSGWCAGYLFQKVGKIAATAMGGGFLLLQIANHSGYVQVDWKRVEKDVNKAKRHLKKKADRAVPELNSFIDQSTEFVKTNIIVTSGFFGGFLLGLAS; via the exons ATGGCGGATCGTGAAGAGG AACCAGAGAATGAGGACACATATGAGGTGGTCGACCTGACACAATATGCCAGGCGTCAACAATGGTGGGGCTGCCTATTTGGTGGGAACAATTCGGGTCCTATGGCTGAGAAGTATTCGGTGGCCACACAAATAGCATTGGGTGGTGTGAGCGGCTG GTGTGCGGGATATCTTTTCCAGAAGGTGGGGAAGATCGCAGCCACCGCTATGGGTGGAGGATTCCTGTTATTACAG ATAGCCAACCACAGTGGCTATGTGCAGGTGGACTGGAAGAGAGTGGAGAAGGATGTCAACAAAGCCAAGAGGCACCTGAAGAAGAAAGCCGACAGGGCTGTACCAGAGCTCAACTCTTTTATCGACCAG TCCACAGAGTTTGTGAAGACAAACATTATCGTCACCAGTGGATTCTTTGGAGGCTTCTTGCTTGGGCTGGCATCCTAA